The DNA sequence CGTAAGAGGTTCAAGTAAGAAACGACAATGATTCGCTCGGCGGTGGCGAGTAATTGGCCCGCTCGGCCCGATGAAATCGACGCGCACGTAAACCCGGAACTAGCCGTTGGCGTCCCACATTTCAAACGGCCACTTCCGTGTCTCTCTCTTCTATTATTAGTGTTATTTTTCGCCTCGCTTTTATTCTCTCTCAAACAAAACCCTTCATACCGTCTTCACCAAATCAAAGCTCTCGAGTTCGTAACGCTTTCTCTCCTTGCTGCGACCTCGGTCGACTATAAAGGGTCCGAATTCGCAAGGATTACTCCCAATTTCTTGCCCACCAGACCGCAGATTGTTCCCTTTCTTTGCCTATTCTGACTGGGTTCAGGCGGCGGGGCGTCCTCCGATTTGTTCCGCGATTCGGCCTGTTGCCTTCGATCTCGGTACATTTCTTTCCATTTTTCTCGATCTTTTCCTTTTGGTGTGAGAGCTGCGGAAGTTTCGGTTCTTGGTTTTGGGTCTTCGATTCCTTCTTTGTTTTCTTGGTACCTCTTTTAGGGCTTGCTCTGGGATTTTTGCTGTTTCCGCTACTGGTTTCTTGTAATGCATAGCTGATCTTGTCATCTTGCTGAATGGACTACAGAGAAACCCTAAAACTGGACTAATTTTTACTTGACTTTGACGTGAGTGCTTTAATGATGCGTATAAGAGAATCGATCTGAAGGGGAGAATGGAGATTACCGAATCTTTTAAATGGAATGAGCTTATCGAGGATCAAAGAGGAGATGGCGGAAAGAATAAGATTGCAGAGATCTGGAAGATGAGGAAGAACGGCAGATGGAAGTTCCCGGATGTGTAATTTTGGAAGGTTGGAACTGCCAGGAAGTATGAAAGCTAAGAAAAGAAGCTAATTTTTACTGCTTTGGACTTTGATCTACTCCATTTAGGACTTCTTTAGCTAGAAGTTTGTGAAATCTGTTGATCACTTCAGTGATCTGTCAACTATTTGGAGGAAAACGGTGCACTATAAATGTTTATGGTGATGGTTCTCTGCTTTCGAGAATGTGAGATTTTCCAACTTTTCCCCTGAGCTAATCCTAATAAGGTTTCTCCTCTCTTATTGTGTTTGTTATTTTTCTCTGCAAGAATCAATCACAGACATCCTGCCTCTTAataattgaaatcaaatacaAATTTCAAGCTCTTAAACGTACGGTATAGTACTGATTATATAtgtggatttgtcattttgtttaATCTCTTTGTTATGCTGGTTGAAATCCAGCTCTAGTTCTGACCAAAGAAGTAATGCCAGCTTTTTTTTTTGTCCGTGAGAATGGTCTATTTCCTTTTTATTCTGACTTGATCTGGAAACATGTTTAATTCCCTGTTCCAACAGGAGAGGTTCGTGCAGCTGGTTATCCACAAAGATGACAGCAGCTAGACCACCTAATACTCCAACCTCAAAGATTGAAAGAATACCGATCTATACTCCTGGACGCTCTAGAATCAAGGAGGAGAAGATTTTTGTTACTGTACGTGTGAGGCCTTTGAGTAAGAAGGAATTGTCACTCAAGGACCAAGAAGCATGGGCGTGTGTTGATGACAACAAAATTGTGTTCAAGATGCCAGCTCAGGATCGCTCCAATTCATCCTCTTCATATACTTTTGGTACATTTTCAAATTATTTCTACCTCCAGTTTATTCATCTTGCATTTTGGATATGCAATCAAAACTATGATTTGTAATGGGAATATACCGTACTTTGTCTTCGTGTGTCAGATAAAGTATTTGGAGCAGCTTGTTTGACTGAAAGAGTCTATGAAGAAGGAGCCAAAGATGTTGCTTTATCGGCTTTGACAGGAATCAATGGTATGCATCAATATGAGAATGATCTTTCCTAAAATGATACAATATTTGGATAAATTCTTAAGGTCGCCTGTGACAATGGTACCATACTCTCTGCAGCCACTATCTTTGCTTATGGGCAGACTAGCAGTGGAAAAACGTTTACCATGAGAGGGATAACTGAGAATGCTGTTAATGATATTTACAAGCACATAGATAATGTAAGAGTCATGaaacatttttattttatgttgtcATATGCTCTTATAGAAAACATATTTTCATTTTGTCTTCATTTGCTTTTCCAATCCAAAAGTATCAagcttgttttttcttttttcatgtgaTAAAGACCCCAGAGAGGGACTTTACCATCAAAATTTCTGCTATGGAGATATATAATGAGATAGTAAGGGACCTGCTTAAACCAGATTCTGGCCCCCTTCGTTTGCTAGATGATCCCGAGGTACacaatgtttttttcttttatctgttAGCATGACTTGTCACTATACTTATGAcgttaaattttttttgttttatttcattATCTGCACAGAGAGGGACTATTGTTGATAAGTTGGAAGAAGAAACAGCAAAAGATAGTCAGCATCTAAGGCATCTAATTGGACTGTGTGAAGGTTAACTAACTGGTTCTTTTGTATTCTTCCCAGTTATAAAGTTATACTAAAGATGATTAAATTTCAActcaaattttaatgtttgacagAACAAAGGCAAGTTGGTGAAACTGCCTTGAATGATAACAGCTCCAGATCACACCAAATAATAAGGCTGGTAATGCTAAATATTTTTCCTTTTACTGTAGTAGTtgattttttatgaatttagaaAGATTAAAAGTACTAGCAAATATATTGTTTTATGCCGCAGATAGTGGAGAGTACTGTACGTGAAAATTCAGATTGTGTGAAATCTTTTGTTGCTAGCCTGGTAAGCTACTCTTATCAGCCCTTTAATGCTTTAATTTCGTGTTCACCAAGACATTTGGACTTGAATTGTTTTCTTGCAGAACTTTGTGGACCTTGCAGGAAGCGAGAGGGCTGGACAAACTCATGCAAGTGGTGCCAGGCTTAAAGAAGGCTGTCATATAAATCGTAGCTTGTTGAATCTGACAACAGTAATCAGAACATTGAGGTAATGATTCCTAAAACATTGCTACTTCTGAGTTGCTACtatgaaaaataataaacaaaatggCATTATGTGGACCGAACATCTAATTCATTGGATGATTCCTTTTGCTAAAGAAGACATGCCTTGACATTTTTCTTGACCATCTTTAATGAAAATTGAGCTGGTAAACTAAACAAATAGAAGCAGAGACTTGACTGCAACCTGATAGTTGctagacatttctactgattggTTGTGATTTATTACCATGCAATTTTCTGAAGTGTTCCTTGACCACAGAATAGTTTTGGCAAGCAGAAATGACAAGTTTAATAGCAGACAAACAGTGCATACTAGTTGCCTTAATTGTGATGCAAAAATCAGTACTACTTGGCTATCTACGATGGCAGAAAAAAAGAGCAAAAGAACATATCTTTTTAATCAATGGACTATTGGAGCAATTCATGAGCAAATTTTAGATAACTTTAGTCATGCAACATGTATTATCATTGCCTTTTAAACTAATCTCAATGTTGGTGTACGATAAAACATGTGTTGAACCAAATTCGCTGTGTGAAACAAATGGAAGACTGTTAGGAatctagaagaaatgcattagaactGCACATGGTTATCTCTTATTATATTTGTATCATTAGAAGCAAATTATAAGAACCATGAAGTTATCGAAATCTTTCACCTAGATATGTATAATGTGGTTCTGCAAGTTCACTAGGAAGAAACCTTTTAATTCTGTTTGCTTCAAATTCTTATGTCATGTTTATGCTTAATACTATGGTCATAGGATCTATGCTCGGAAAAAGAAAATTGTCTCTTTTCTCGGTGAGACTAGGGTAGCTCATAATGCAATATCAGATTTGAAAATTGAGATTCTGAACATTCAGGTTTTGATGTGATCCATTTTCTGACTGCAGTCAAGGAAAACAAGGTGTCCATATTCCTTATAGAAATTCAAAGTTGACACGTATACTGCAGAGCTCTCTAGGAGGGAATGCAAGGACTGCCATTATCTGTACTATGAGTCCAGCACTAAGCCATGTAGAACAATCTCGAAATACATTGTTCTTTGCAACTTGCGCTAAAGAAGTTACCAACACAGCACAAGTTAATGTGGTATGTAGACTGAAACTTGAGATGTTGGTTTTGCATTTTTTACTGCATATATGTCGTTTGCCTACTTATTTTTTGCAACTAACTATCTTGATCGATCAGGTTGTGTCCGACAAACAGTTGGTTAAACAGCTGCAGAAGGAAGTGGCAAGACTCGAAGCAGAATTGCGCACTCCAGAACCTTCTGCATGCTCTGAAACCCTTCTGATGGAGAAAGAGTTGAAAATTAATCAGGTAATTTTACTGCTTCAAAATCTAATttcatcattgttttaatatggcATAAGCCAACATTTACCAACATATTGAGACAAAAAAGTGGTTAATAACATGATCTTGGCATAAAAAATCAGTTGGAAATTGAAATGGAACGACTGAAGCGAGAAAGAGATCTTGCCCAATCACAATTGGATGAATTACGACAGAAATTTGGTGATGGTCAAATAGTGGTAAAAGTCCCTCGTTTGATCAGCATTTACTACTGGATTTCTGTTGCAACTTGCatcatgtttaattttttttccggTTGTATTTATCTCTTCAgggtttgaatccatttgattcATCACCTTGCCGAGTTGTAAAATCTCTCACCTTTTCTGGCGTATCACCAAATGCTGGTGATAAGAGTCATGGGAAAGTTGAACGTGCAAGAAATCCTATGAGGCAATCATCAACCGTTCCATCCATGCTTGTGCACGAAATTCGCAAGCTCGAACAATTACAGGAGCAGCTTGGAGAGGAAGCAAACCGAGCTCTTGAATTTTTGCAGAAAGAGGTGGCTTGCCACAGATTGGGTAACCAAGATGCTGCTGAGACTATTGCCAAACTTCAAGCAGAAATTAGAGAGATGCGTGTTTTTAGATCCCTTAGCAAAGATGATGACATTTGCAATGTGATGACCAGCCAGAATGCTGGAGCAAACCTGAAAGAAGAAATTACAAGACTGCATTCGCAGGGCAGTTCCATTGCCAGTCTTGAGGAGAAGCTAGAGAATGTTCAAAAATCTATAGACAAGCTAGTGATGTCCCTTCCAAACAATAATCATTGTGTTGAGACTAATCCCAAATCTTCCAAGTCCcagatcaagaagaagaagatgcttcCTTTGACCGtgagcagtaatgtaaataggccAAATCTTATAAGGGCCCCATGCTCTCCTCTCTCATCTTCCAGGCAGGTGATGGAATCTGAAGTGGAGAACAAGGTTCCAGAAAATGATACTGAATCCCACGAGAACATATCAGTTTCAGAGAAAGTTACACCATCCAAGAGTGAAGACGGTGGAGATATCTCATCAAGGGAGGGCACACCCGGTTATCGGCGTTCCAGTTCAGTAAACATGAGAAAGATGCAAAAGATGTTCCAGAATGCTGCGGAGGAAAATGTGAGGAGCATAAGAGCATATGTCACAGAACTGAAAGAGCGGGTTGCGAAGCTTCAGTACCAAAAGCAGCTCCTAGTTTGCCAGGTCTGAAAATTACACTCTATCTCAAATATTAGTTTTTCATATCTTTATATGCaggatatattttaaatattgatttcATCTTAATAATGGAATCAGGTTTTGGAACTAGAAGCAAATGAGGCTGCAGGATATGATGCAGCGGAGGGTGATGAGAGTATTACAGATGCAGGAAATTCACCTGATGCATGGAAGTCCAGATTCAAGGAACAAATGCAGCAGATCATACAATTATGGGATGTTTGCCATGTCTCAATAATACATCGCACTCAGTTCTATTTGCTATTCAGAGGTGATCCAGCTGATCAGATATACATTGAGGTAGAGGTTAGGAGATTGACATGGTTGCAACAGCACTTTGCTGAAGTCGGTAATGCAAGTCCAGCTCAAATGGGCGATGAATCAATTTCTCTATCATCAAGGTGCGAATAATTTGAGCAATATGCATTATAACCTGAAACATCAAACATGTTCTGCAAAGCCTTTTGTTCACATTCACATCAAGTCATTGATTGTGATTGTCTGGTCTTAACTGCTGCAATTTTCTTCTTGCAGTATTAAAGCACTGAGACATGAAAGAGAATTCCTTGCCAGGAGGCTGCAATCACGATTGACAGAGGACGAGCGAGAGAGGTTGTACATCAAGTGGCAAGTGCCCCTCGAAGGGAAGCAGAGAAAGCTCCAGCTGGTGTACAAGCTCTGGGCAGATCCAAATGATCCAGCACATATTGAAGAAAGTGCTGATATAGTGGCTAGGCTGGTAGGTTTCTGCGAAGGAGGAAACATGGCCAAGGAGATGTTCGAGCTGAACTTTACACTGCCAGCGAGCAAGAAGCCATGGCTTCTTGGATGGCAGCCTATATCAAACTTGCTAAGATTGTGATTGGGGTCACTGAAAGAGGAAGAACAGAACCAAGTTTCCATTTCCCTTCGGCTCGCTCACACAGTGTACACAGGCAGACACGAAGCAAGCAAAGCCACAACAATAGCCTTCGCCATGTTTCATTCAGGAAACATGGGGTCTGAAGATTTTCTGTGT is a window from the Musa acuminata AAA Group cultivar baxijiao chromosome BXJ2-1, Cavendish_Baxijiao_AAA, whole genome shotgun sequence genome containing:
- the LOC103990031 gene encoding kinesin-like protein KIN-7A, with protein sequence MTAARPPNTPTSKIERIPIYTPGRSRIKEEKIFVTVRVRPLSKKELSLKDQEAWACVDDNKIVFKMPAQDRSNSSSSYTFDKVFGAACLTERVYEEGAKDVALSALTGINATIFAYGQTSSGKTFTMRGITENAVNDIYKHIDNTPERDFTIKISAMEIYNEIVRDLLKPDSGPLRLLDDPERGTIVDKLEEETAKDSQHLRHLIGLCEEQRQVGETALNDNSSRSHQIIRLIVESTVRENSDCVKSFVASLNFVDLAGSERAGQTHASGARLKEGCHINRSLLNLTTVIRTLSQGKQGVHIPYRNSKLTRILQSSLGGNARTAIICTMSPALSHVEQSRNTLFFATCAKEVTNTAQVNVVVSDKQLVKQLQKEVARLEAELRTPEPSACSETLLMEKELKINQLEIEMERLKRERDLAQSQLDELRQKFGDGQIVGLNPFDSSPCRVVKSLTFSGVSPNAGDKSHGKVERARNPMRQSSTVPSMLVHEIRKLEQLQEQLGEEANRALEFLQKEVACHRLGNQDAAETIAKLQAEIREMRVFRSLSKDDDICNVMTSQNAGANLKEEITRLHSQGSSIASLEEKLENVQKSIDKLVMSLPNNNHCVETNPKSSKSQIKKKKMLPLTVSSNVNRPNLIRAPCSPLSSSRQVMESEVENKVPENDTESHENISVSEKVTPSKSEDGGDISSREGTPGYRRSSSVNMRKMQKMFQNAAEENVRSIRAYVTELKERVAKLQYQKQLLVCQVLELEANEAAGYDAAEGDESITDAGNSPDAWKSRFKEQMQQIIQLWDVCHVSIIHRTQFYLLFRGDPADQIYIEVEVRRLTWLQQHFAEVGNASPAQMGDESISLSSSIKALRHEREFLARRLQSRLTEDERERLYIKWQVPLEGKQRKLQLVYKLWADPNDPAHIEESADIVARLVGFCEGGNMAKEMFELNFTLPASKKPWLLGWQPISNLLRL